CGGTGCTGGTGCAGTCGATCCGGCTGATCCTCTCCCGCAAGGGCGAACCGCTGCTCATGGTCGCGACCGGGCTGATCCGCTACGCGGTCGTGTCGGCCCTCGGGTTGGCCGTCCTGCAGATCGCGTTGCGCGCCGGCGACGCGTTGGCCACCGAGCTGCTCGACGGCGCCGCAAGCAACTTCGCCCTGCTGATGCAGGACGTCCTGGTCAACGGCGAGGGCGACGCGGTGTTCCTGGTCCTGCTGGTGTCGCTGATCGCCGCGGTGCTCTCGCTGGTGCAGTGGGTCCTCATGGCGATGCGCCAGGCCGGGCTGCTCGTGCTGGCGGCGATGCTGCCGCTGGCCGCGTCCGGGTCGTTGACCAGGTCGACCCGGGGCTGGTTGGACAAGATCCTGGTGTGGCTGATCGCGATGGTCGTCTACAAGCCCGCGGCGGCGTTCATCTACTACATCGGGTTCTCCTACCTGTCCTCGCCTAGCGCCACCGACGCGGGCAGCACCGGTACGATGATCACCGGGATCATGGTGCTGCTGCTCGCGGTGATCGCGATGCCGGTGCTGCTGAAGTTCTTCGCCTGGTCCGGCACGCAGATCGGTGGCGGGGGCGGTGGCGGGTCCGGGTTCCTGGGCGCGGTCGGCGCCGTGGCCATGACGCAGGGCTATGGCCGTGGCGCAGTCGACCGGGCGGCGGCGATGGAGGCGAACGGCCCCGGGTCCTACGCCACGTTCGGCCAGTACCCGCCCGTCGGCGGCGCCATGGCGCCCACCGGCGCCGCCCCCACGGCCGGCGGAGCCGGTGCCGGTGCGGGCGCGGCAGGCGTCGCGGCAGCGGGCGTGGCGGCAGCCGGCACGGTCGGAGCCGCCGCGGTCCGCACCGTCGCTGGAGGGATGACCGGCGGCAGCGACGGCGCCGGTGACCCACGATGAGCGCCGGTCGGGGGGCCGTTGATGACGGGCCCCGCCTCTACGGGAACTGGCGCGCCGAGCGCGGCTGGGGCATCGGGTCGCTGTCGACGACCGCGACCATCGTGCTGTTCGCCGCGGTGCTCGTGCCGCTACTGGCGGTGTCGGCGTTCCCGTCCGCGACGCTGCCGCTGCTGGGTCTGTCGGCCGCGGTGATCGGTGCGGTCCTGGTCCGGGTGGGCGGGGTCAGCCTCACCGACATCATGGTGCGCCGGGCCCGGTTCCACCGCGCCCGAGCCGCCGGATGGACCGAACTGTCGGGCGGGATCCTCACCGAGCACCCCCGCGGGACGGACCTGCCCGGCGTGCTCGCCCCGTTGCGCCCGCTCGATGTCGACGACGGCCGTGGCGGGCGCCACGCACTGTTGTGGCACCGCCGCACCGGCACGCTGACCGCGGTCCTGCGCTGCTCCCCGATCGGGCTCGACCTCGCCGACCCCGACCGCGCCGACGCCTGGGTCGCGGCCTGGGGAGCACTTTTGGCCGACCTCGGCTACCTGCCGTTGATCCGGCACCTTGCCGTCACCGTCGACACCGCCCCGACCGGCGGCGCCACCGTGCGCGACCACATCGCCTCGGCGCTCGACCCGACCGCACCCGCACTCTCGCGACGGATCATGGCCGAGCTGGCCGAGCTCACCCCTGCCACCGCCGCCGAGGCCGACGCCCGCGTCGCGATCTGCCTCGACCCAGCCCGCGCCACCCCACGCCCGACCGACCTGCTCGCCGCCGCGGTCGAGGTCAGCCGGCGGCTGCCCGCGATCGAGAACCAGCTCGCCGCCTGCGGTGTGGCCGTGCTCGGCCGTGCCTCCACCGGATGGCTGACCACCCGCATCCGCGCGGCGTTCGACCCGCACCACCGCCCTCACCTCAACCAGCCCGATGCGGTGCTCGACTGGCGCGACGCCGGACCGGTCGCCGCCCGCGAGCGCTGGGACTCCTACCGCCACGAGGGCGGGCTATCGGTCACCTGGGCGCTGCGCGAGGCGCCGCGGCAGGCCGTCGGATCCAGGGTGCTGGTACCGCTGCTCGCGCCGGGTGCGTTCCCGCGCCGCACGACCTGGCTCTATCAGCCATACCCCGCCGAGCAGGCCGCGGCGAAGGTCGAGAACGAGGTCACCTCCGGACAGGTCCGCCGTGCCTGGGCCGAACGCACCCGACGCGACGAGACCCAACGCGAACGCGACGACCGCGACCGCGCCCTGCAGTCCGCCCGCGAGGAAGCCCAGGGCGCAGGAGTCGGCCGCTTCACCCTCTACGTCACCACCACCGTTCTGCACGACGACGACCTCCCCGCCGCGATCGCCGACGTCGAGCAACGCGCCGGCCAGTCCAAGCTGCGCCTGCGCCGGCTGCGCGGTGCGCAGGCCGCCGGATTCGCTGCCTCGCTCGGCATCGGGATCGACCCCGCCGACCTGCTCGCCCACCGCCGCGGACGCTGAACGGAGAACCACATGACCAGCGCAGATCCAGTGCCCCGTTCCTGGGGGTGGCCCGTGCGCGACGGCGGCCGGGCCGGGCACGTCGAGGGCGGCAACCGGTTCGCCGGCACCACCAGCCAGATCTGCGGCCTGTTCCCGTTCGCCACCGCGTCGGGCTCCGACGTCCGCGGCGTCCCGATCGGCCGCCACCTGCACACCGCCGAACCCATCGGGCTCGACCCCGCCCACTGGCTACGCACCGGGCTGGTGTCCAACACCGGAGTGTGGGTGCAGGGCCAACCCGGCATCGGGAAGTCTTCGATCACCAAACGCATGCTCGCCGGCCTCGTCGCGTTCGGCATGCGGGCCGTCGTGCCCGGCGATGTCAAGGGCGAGTACACCCCGCTCATCACCGCGCTGGGCGGTTCGGTCTGGCACCTCGGCCGCGGGCTGCAGGCGCTCAACCCGCTCGACGCCGGACCCCTGCGCGCCGCGCTGGCCACCGCGCCCGCGACCGACCGGACCCGGCTGCAGGAGACCCTGCGCGCCCGGCGGCTGACCCTGCTCGAAGCGTTGATCACCATCGTGCGGCGCGACGAACCCGACGTCACTGAACGACGCCTGCTCGGGGCCGCGCTCGACCTCGCCGTCGACACCGCCGGAGCGCGCGAGCCGCTGATCCCCGACGTCCTCGCCGTCCTGCTCTCCGGCGCCGCGCCGCTGCTGACCATCGCCGCCACGCAGGACGATCTCGAGTTCCGTCGCACGTCGCGTTCGCTGGTCAACGCGCTCGGGCTGCTGTGCGAGGGCGCGATCCGCGGCATCTTCGACCGCCCCAGCAGCGCCCGGTTCGACCCCGACACCTGCGCCCTCTCGCTGGACATCAGCGCCCTCGACGACGATGACGACGACGTCGTTGCGGCCGCGATGCTCTGCTCCTGGGCCTGGTCGGCCGCGCTGGCCGACGCCGCTGCCTACGGCGAACGGCGCCGCAACGTCGTGCAGGTCCAGGACGAGCTGTGGCGGGCGCTACGCGTCGCCCCCGGTCTGGTGGAGCGCTCCGACCGGATCACCCGCCTGGGACGGCACCGCGGCGTCGTGTCGTTCCAGGTCACCCACTCCCTCGACGACCTCGAAGCGCTGCCCACCGAAGCCGACCGCGCCAAGGCCCGCGGCCTCGCCTCCCGCAACGGAGTGCTGCTGCTGGGCGGGATGGCCGAGAAGGAACTCGACGGGCTGCGCCGCATCACTTCCCTCAGCGAGGGCGAGGCCGCGTTGATCACCTCCTGGGCCGCGCCGCCGACCTGGCACGCCGGGCGGGTCCATCCCGGCCGCGGCAAGTACCTGATCAAGTCCGGGCAGCGAGTAGGGCTCCCGGTCGCGCTCACGCTGACCCCCAGCGAGATCGCGCTGCACGACACCGACCGCGCGTTCCGGCCCGGTGCCCGATGACCAGCCTCGGTCTGGTGCGCGAAGCCGCCGCTCCCCTACTCCCGCTTGGCGCCATCGCGGCGACGGTCCTGCTCGCGGCTGACGTGTCGGTGGCGGCCGGAGCCGCCGCCCTCGCTGGCACAGGGCACTGGACAGCGCCACCCGTCGGTCCGACCACGCTGATCGCACTGTTGAGGGGCGGCCCCAACGAGGTCCTGCCCGAGAGCGCCAGCGCGCTGGTGTTCGTCACCGCCATGGTCACGACCGTGACCCTGGAGGTGGCCGTTGCCGTAGCGGTGATGGTGCTGGTCGGCCGCGCGCGTGGATCCAGCGGGCCGCAACGATCGCTGCTCCGGGCCCGGGAGCTGGGCGACCTCACCGGACAACCCGCACGAGCCCGAGCACGGACGCTACGGCCCGACGTCGACGAACTCGGCCCGTCGGATCAGGGGCTGCGACTGCTGACCATCCAGCGCCGCGAGGTCTGGATGTCCTGGGAGGACGTCGCCCTGGTCATCATGGGCCCCCGGTCGAACAAGACCAGCGCCATCGCCGTCCCCACCGTGCTCGCAGCACCCGGCCTCGTCGTTGCGACTTCGAACAAGGCCGACCTGTGGGCGCTCACCGCAGGGATGCGCGCGAACGCCGGCCCGGTGTGGACGTTTGACCCCCAGCGCATCGCCCACACCGATCAGACCTGGTGGTGGGACCCGCTGCGGTCCATCGCCGACGCGGACCCCGCCGAACGCGTCGAGGCCGCCGCGCGTCTGGCCGCGCACTTCGTCGGCACCATCGGTGGCGAACGGCGCGACCCGTTCTTCCACGCCGCCGGAGAGCAAGTCCTCACCGCCACCCTGCTCGCCGCCGCGATCAGCGACGGCACCATGCGCGACGTCGTCGCCTGGCTGCAGCCCGGACGTCGTGACGCCATAGCCGCCCTCGACAAGGCCGGCGCCGACGCCGAGGCCGCCGACCTCGAAGCCACGCTGTCCGGAGCCGACGTCACCACCAAGGGCATCTATCAAACCGCGCGTACGGCGACCAAGGCGCTGACCTCCGAGCGGCTCATGCGCTGGATCAGCCCACCCGACACCTGGCGCGACCCACCCGTACCCGGGACGAGGACGCCCGTGGAGCTGGATCTCTGGGACCTCCTCGCCGCCGCCCGTCACGGCCGCGCCACCATGCACCTGCTGTCCAAAGAGGGCGCCGGAACCGCCGCACCGGTCGTCACCGCGCTCGTCGACCGCATCCTGGAGATCGCCGAACTCCTCGCCCAGGCCTCCGGCGGGCGTCTCGAACCGCCAGTCGTTGCGGTCCTCGACGAGGCCGCGAACATCTGCCCCATCCGCGCGCTGCCTCAGCTCTACAGCCACTACGGCTCCCGCGGCATCCAGGTCCTCACCATGTTGCAGAGCTACCAGCAAGGCGTCGGGGTCTGGGGCGAGCAGGGCATGCAGGCCCTCTGGTCCGCCGCGACGATCAAGCTCGTCGGCGCCGGCGTCGACGACCACGCGTTTCTGCAGAAGCTCTCCGGGCTGATCGGCGACCACTACGTCGAGCGGATCTCCACCAGCGTCGACCGCAGCCGTACCTCGCGGCAGTACGCGCAGGCCCGCGAACCCGTTCTCCCCGCCTCGGCCCTGCGTGCGATCACCCGCGACCACGCCGTCCTGCTCTCCACCGGCCGCCGCGTCGGGCTCGGCCGGCTGCATCCCTGGTACCGCGAGCACGACCACGCCGACATCAGCGCCTACGCAGACACCGCGCTCGCCGAACTGCGGCACGCCGCCGCGCTCGCGCTCGGGCCCGATAGCCCGATCAACCAGGCCGAAGGAGGCCGAACGTGACACCCCACGACCCGCCACCGGCGACGGACGCCCGACTGCTGGCCGAACTGTGCGCCCGCGTCCAGGCCCTGGAGGCCTGGCGCGCCCACCAGACCGACCTGCTCGACGAGCTCCTCAACGGCATCCCAGCGACCGAACAGACCCCGCCGGCGGACGACGAGGACGACGACCCCGACGAGGACGACCTCGACGTCGACGCCCTCATCGTCTGGGTGCACGACACCATCACGTCGATGATCGCCCGCCCGCTGCGCGGAGAGCTCACCTGGTGCCCGCTGTGGTGGGAACACCCCGAGGCCGTGTTCCGCCTCGAAGCCCTACGCCGAGCCTGGACCGAGTTCGCCCCCGAACCCGGCGCCGCGATGTCGATCTGGATCCGCGACCACCTCGACCCCTGCCTGCGCGAACTGCTCACCCCACTGGGCCCGTTCGCCGACTGCGTCCACAACGAGCGCTACCGCGCCCTCAGCGGACACACGCCGATCGCGACGCTGCCGACGCGGACACCCGAGTGACGGCGTGCGCGGGCCGCTCATCGCGGGCGGCGGCGTGGT
This sequence is a window from Pseudonocardia petroleophila. Protein-coding genes within it:
- a CDS encoding SCO6880 family protein, giving the protein MSAGRGAVDDGPRLYGNWRAERGWGIGSLSTTATIVLFAAVLVPLLAVSAFPSATLPLLGLSAAVIGAVLVRVGGVSLTDIMVRRARFHRARAAGWTELSGGILTEHPRGTDLPGVLAPLRPLDVDDGRGGRHALLWHRRTGTLTAVLRCSPIGLDLADPDRADAWVAAWGALLADLGYLPLIRHLAVTVDTAPTGGATVRDHIASALDPTAPALSRRIMAELAELTPATAAEADARVAICLDPARATPRPTDLLAAAVEVSRRLPAIENQLAACGVAVLGRASTGWLTTRIRAAFDPHHRPHLNQPDAVLDWRDAGPVAARERWDSYRHEGGLSVTWALREAPRQAVGSRVLVPLLAPGAFPRRTTWLYQPYPAEQAAAKVENEVTSGQVRRAWAERTRRDETQRERDDRDRALQSAREEAQGAGVGRFTLYVTTTVLHDDDLPAAIADVEQRAGQSKLRLRRLRGAQAAGFAASLGIGIDPADLLAHRRGR
- a CDS encoding ATP-binding protein, which gives rise to MTSADPVPRSWGWPVRDGGRAGHVEGGNRFAGTTSQICGLFPFATASGSDVRGVPIGRHLHTAEPIGLDPAHWLRTGLVSNTGVWVQGQPGIGKSSITKRMLAGLVAFGMRAVVPGDVKGEYTPLITALGGSVWHLGRGLQALNPLDAGPLRAALATAPATDRTRLQETLRARRLTLLEALITIVRRDEPDVTERRLLGAALDLAVDTAGAREPLIPDVLAVLLSGAAPLLTIAATQDDLEFRRTSRSLVNALGLLCEGAIRGIFDRPSSARFDPDTCALSLDISALDDDDDDVVAAAMLCSWAWSAALADAAAYGERRRNVVQVQDELWRALRVAPGLVERSDRITRLGRHRGVVSFQVTHSLDDLEALPTEADRAKARGLASRNGVLLLGGMAEKELDGLRRITSLSEGEAALITSWAAPPTWHAGRVHPGRGKYLIKSGQRVGLPVALTLTPSEIALHDTDRAFRPGAR
- a CDS encoding type IV secretory system conjugative DNA transfer family protein; translated protein: MTSLGLVREAAAPLLPLGAIAATVLLAADVSVAAGAAALAGTGHWTAPPVGPTTLIALLRGGPNEVLPESASALVFVTAMVTTVTLEVAVAVAVMVLVGRARGSSGPQRSLLRARELGDLTGQPARARARTLRPDVDELGPSDQGLRLLTIQRREVWMSWEDVALVIMGPRSNKTSAIAVPTVLAAPGLVVATSNKADLWALTAGMRANAGPVWTFDPQRIAHTDQTWWWDPLRSIADADPAERVEAAARLAAHFVGTIGGERRDPFFHAAGEQVLTATLLAAAISDGTMRDVVAWLQPGRRDAIAALDKAGADAEAADLEATLSGADVTTKGIYQTARTATKALTSERLMRWISPPDTWRDPPVPGTRTPVELDLWDLLAAARHGRATMHLLSKEGAGTAAPVVTALVDRILEIAELLAQASGGRLEPPVVAVLDEAANICPIRALPQLYSHYGSRGIQVLTMLQSYQQGVGVWGEQGMQALWSAATIKLVGAGVDDHAFLQKLSGLIGDHYVERISTSVDRSRTSRQYAQAREPVLPASALRAITRDHAVLLSTGRRVGLGRLHPWYREHDHADISAYADTALAELRHAAALALGPDSPINQAEGGRT
- a CDS encoding DUF4913 domain-containing protein, which produces MTPHDPPPATDARLLAELCARVQALEAWRAHQTDLLDELLNGIPATEQTPPADDEDDDPDEDDLDVDALIVWVHDTITSMIARPLRGELTWCPLWWEHPEAVFRLEALRRAWTEFAPEPGAAMSIWIRDHLDPCLRELLTPLGPFADCVHNERYRALSGHTPIATLPTRTPE